The following coding sequences are from one Gigantopelta aegis isolate Gae_Host chromosome 15, Gae_host_genome, whole genome shotgun sequence window:
- the LOC121390486 gene encoding ubiA prenyltransferase domain-containing protein 1-like, with amino-acid sequence MVKVQQCNGPAISLNPPNRLSKYVAALRPWSFTASFTPVALGCILAYKSVGMFSLPVFFTTCLTALSVHAAGNLVNTYFDYTRGVDTKKSDDRTLVDKILLPSDIAFLGGVFYIVGCVGFLVLVLISPAKMEHLALIYFGGLSSSFLYTGGLGLKYIAMGDLLIFLTFGPLTVLFAFLTQGGQLSLMPFFYAIPLALNTEAILHSNNARDADGDLKAGVITLAILLGQAGSYVLFSALMFLPYIMFIMMGIHCTKWLFLPALSIVGAFKLEKDFRIRRLTDMPRRVAFLNLIMGILYIVACLMADGTALPALV; translated from the coding sequence ATGGTGAAGGTCCAGCAGTGCAATGGACCCGCGATTAGTCTGAATCCGCCAAATAGACTGAGCAAATACGTTGCTGCCCTCCGACCATGGTCGTTCACAGCCTCTTTCACGCCAGTAGCACTAGGATGTATTTTGGCGTACAAATCTGTGGGGATGTTCAGCTTGCCTGTTTTCTTTACGACCTGCCTTACGGCATTATCTGTTCACGCAGCCGGTAATCTCGTAAACACTTATTTTGACTACACCAGAGGAGTTGACACAAAAAAAAGCGACGACCGAACGTTGGTTGATAAAATTCTTCTGCCGTCAGACATTGCGTTTCTTGGTGGAGTCTTCTACATAGTTGGCTGTGTCGGATTTCTCGTTTTAGTTTTAATATCGCCAGCAAAGATGGAACATTTAGCTTTAATATACTTCGGAGGGCTTTCGAGCAGTTTCCTGTACACGGGTGGTCTGGGATTGAAGTATATCGCTATGGGCGATCTGTTGATTTTTTTGACGTTTGGACCATTGACAGTATTATTTGCTTTTTTGACTCAAGGAGGACAACTCTCACTCATGCCGTTCTTTTACGCTATTCCACTTGCACTGAATACAGAAGCCATCCTGCATAGTAATAATGCTCGGGATGCAGATGGCGATTTGAAGGCTGGAGTGATTACGCTAGCCATTTTGTTGGGACAGGCGGGatcatatgttttgttttctgctcTTATGTTTCTGCCTTACATCATGTTTATTATGATGGGAATCCATTGTACAAAGTGGTTGTTCCTTCCAGCACTCTCTATAGTTGGAGCTTTTAAGCTAGAAAAAGATTTCCGAATCCGCCGTTTAACTGATATGCCCAGGAGAGTTGCGTTTCTTAACCTCATCATGGGGATACTCTACATCGTAGCGTGCTTAATGGCAGATGGTACTGCTTTACCAGCTCTGGTTTGA